From one Melioribacteraceae bacterium genomic stretch:
- a CDS encoding iron dependent repressor, metal binding and dimerization domain protein — protein MKHIYDCEYNQAQSSLNSIAGNLNITSDKAAKLISKLAEMGLVYAKTDKVTLTQEGRSYALRVIRIHRLWERYLADQTSLRETEWHAQAEEREHHLTEEQANVLAAQIGNPVVDPHGDPIPSSDGIIKEKRGVSILKLDIGQLARIVHIEDEPNSVYSQIVASGIHLGMQIRILENSKDKIKFIAEGEEILLSPLIASNLTVMPESKSEDFKKDTPTLSSLKAGEEAEVIGISKACRGQQRRRIMDLGIVNGTKIRYEMESAGKDPIAYSVRGSMVALRKAQADQIFISKKGIVNG, from the coding sequence TTGAAACACATATACGATTGTGAGTACAATCAGGCTCAGAGCAGTTTAAACAGTATTGCCGGCAATTTGAATATTACATCTGATAAAGCAGCAAAGTTAATTTCTAAATTAGCTGAGATGGGATTAGTTTATGCAAAGACTGACAAAGTGACTTTAACTCAAGAAGGTAGATCCTATGCTCTACGTGTAATTCGAATTCATCGGCTTTGGGAAAGGTACCTAGCCGACCAAACAAGTTTGCGCGAAACAGAATGGCATGCTCAAGCTGAGGAAAGAGAACATCATTTAACAGAAGAGCAAGCAAATGTGCTTGCTGCCCAAATTGGCAATCCTGTTGTTGATCCACACGGTGATCCGATACCAAGTTCTGATGGCATTATAAAGGAAAAGCGTGGGGTTTCAATTTTAAAATTGGATATTGGTCAGCTTGCTAGAATAGTGCACATTGAAGATGAACCGAATTCTGTATACTCACAAATTGTTGCAAGCGGTATTCACCTTGGTATGCAAATTAGAATTTTGGAAAATTCTAAAGACAAAATAAAGTTTATTGCTGAAGGTGAAGAAATTTTATTATCTCCTTTGATTGCATCGAATCTAACTGTTATGCCGGAAAGTAAAAGTGAAGATTTTAAGAAAGATACACCAACATTAAGCTCATTAAAAGCTGGAGAAGAAGCCGAAGTTATCGGCATTTCAAAAGCTTGCCGTGGTCAACAGCGCAGAAGAATCATGGATCTTGGAATTGTTAACGGTACTAAAATTAGATATGAGATGGAAAGTGCCGGCAAAGATCCAATTGCTTATTCGGTAAGAGGCTCCATGGTTGCTTTAAGAAAAGCTCAAGCTGATCAGATATTTATTTCTAAGAAAGGTATAGTAAATGGTTGA
- the tpiA gene encoding triose-phosphate isomerase, with translation MRKRIVAGNWKMFNNLSETIELISAIKNEMSKSETQTEVIVCPPFTSLETATTLLKGSKIKLGAQNMHYEENGAFTGEVSASMLKSVGCKFVILGHSERRTIFGETDEVINLKIKKAIASGLKPIFCVGETLEERENGLTEKVVETQIKNGLKGIPESDLSELIVAYEPVWAIGTGKTASPEQAQEVHKFIRNLIKSQFSSNLAENIVIQYGGSVKPENAAELFSQQDIDGGLIGGASLKASSFMAIVNA, from the coding sequence ATGCGGAAAAGAATTGTAGCAGGAAATTGGAAAATGTTTAATAATCTTTCGGAGACTATTGAATTAATTTCAGCGATTAAGAATGAGATGAGTAAATCAGAAACTCAGACAGAGGTAATCGTATGTCCCCCATTTACTTCTTTAGAAACAGCTACCACTCTTTTAAAAGGAAGTAAAATTAAACTAGGTGCACAAAACATGCACTATGAAGAAAACGGTGCATTTACAGGAGAAGTATCTGCAAGTATGCTAAAAAGTGTCGGTTGCAAATTTGTAATTTTGGGTCATTCTGAAAGACGAACAATTTTTGGCGAGACTGACGAAGTTATTAATCTAAAAATTAAGAAAGCGATTGCTTCCGGACTAAAACCAATATTCTGTGTTGGGGAAACTTTGGAAGAACGCGAGAATGGACTAACTGAGAAAGTAGTCGAAACTCAGATTAAAAACGGCTTAAAAGGAATTCCGGAATCGGATCTATCTGAATTAATTGTTGCTTATGAACCGGTTTGGGCAATTGGTACCGGAAAAACCGCCAGTCCTGAACAAGCTCAAGAAGTACATAAATTCATCAGAAATTTAATAAAGTCACAATTTTCATCTAATTTGGCAGAAAATATTGTAATTCAATACGGCGGGAGCGTAAAACCCGAAAATGCGGCCGAATTATTTAGCCAGCAAGATATTGATGGCGGATTAATCGGCGGAGCTTCATTAAAAGCAAGCTCTTTTATGGCGATTGTCAATGCTTAA
- a CDS encoding NifU family protein — MDKALHDRVQNALETIRPYLKADGGDVELVKITEEGIVEVKLTGACTNCPMSSMTLRAGVERALIREVPGIRRVEAVS; from the coding sequence ATGGACAAAGCTCTTCACGATAGAGTTCAAAATGCATTAGAGACTATTCGTCCGTATCTGAAAGCGGATGGCGGAGATGTTGAGCTCGTAAAAATAACAGAAGAGGGAATTGTAGAAGTTAAACTAACCGGTGCATGCACCAACTGCCCAATGTCTTCAATGACATTAAGAGCAGGTGTTGAACGGGCACTAATACGCGAAGTACCGGGAATTAGAAGAGTTGAAGCAGTAAGCTAA
- a CDS encoding metal-dependent transcriptional regulator gives MLNFRIKFTKIMPTISKENYLKAVYNKSKEDGSGATTSALAENLEISNAAISDMARKLSDEGLINYAKYKGMELTGEGKKIALKVIRRHRLWELFLIQVLGLSWSEVHDEAENLEHSTSDHLIDKIDEYLGFPKFDPHGDPIPQKNGLLPSAPEVVELAKASVGKKYKVGRVNDKNNDLIKYLTKIGISLSKEIEIVEKLSFDNSVIIQVDSERHSLSEFAASNVFLVKVK, from the coding sequence ATGCTTAACTTTAGAATAAAATTTACTAAAATTATGCCGACAATATCAAAAGAAAATTATTTAAAAGCAGTTTATAACAAAAGCAAGGAAGATGGCTCCGGCGCGACAACATCAGCATTAGCTGAGAATCTGGAGATTTCAAATGCAGCAATTAGTGATATGGCAAGAAAATTATCAGATGAAGGATTGATAAATTATGCAAAGTATAAAGGAATGGAATTAACAGGTGAGGGTAAAAAAATTGCACTTAAAGTTATTCGAAGGCATCGATTGTGGGAATTGTTTTTAATTCAGGTTCTTGGATTGTCTTGGAGCGAGGTTCATGATGAGGCTGAAAATTTAGAACACTCTACATCAGATCATCTGATTGATAAAATTGATGAGTATCTTGGATTCCCAAAATTTGATCCACATGGTGACCCGATTCCACAGAAAAATGGCTTACTGCCAAGTGCACCCGAAGTTGTTGAACTAGCAAAAGCATCGGTAGGAAAGAAATATAAAGTTGGAAGAGTAAACGATAAGAATAATGATTTAATCAAGTACTTAACAAAAATTGGAATCAGTTTATCCAAAGAAATCGAGATAGTTGAGAAATTATCGTTCGATAATTCTGTAATAATACAAGTTGATTCCGAGCGACATTCATTAAGTGAATTCGCAGCATCAAATGTTTTTTTAGTAAAGGTAAAATGA
- a CDS encoding glycoside hydrolase family 2 TIM barrel-domain containing protein → MANIRHFLFIFALHLFTISIFSQITIKELPPYNLAEVDSLFFDINQTRSIIDLKNDWQVYTPSSPDKKVKVSVPSTFAGSESLVYERGFFISKDQAANKNLSVRFLGITYTADVLLNDLVIYKHPGGIQPFSIILPPDILKSDSQNKLSVKVQYELDDKNTIPIEQRFLYPSTRGGIIGDVYLYETNKLFISKLKIEKSLSQNLSSATIKILASVQNNLQTGNDLAHEEKNYKLKFTLTGSTNSQTFVADVNGIKVNESREVNTDLTLATIDLWSPSDPRVYKLDVELSLNDSVIDKSVKTFSLFDLSPEENKLHLNNQDFQIKGTTYFYFESETGGLASFEKLKKDLELIKATGFNTIRFAKVLPPTYALHLCESLGLTALVEVPINSIPAQILLDDDFSNRVTNHLNLMIDQYSDYSSVIGFGLGGGFLGSNEDEINFLRAQAQLLDEKTDKLVYASFIILPKSKIASLDLAGIELFGETELPKPELITDHDFSVFISEVTYPSFIGNSNGYLNKNSYEAAAKYFSDIIDFSFENKINGFILNSFYDFSGDYKSLYAGYNEQNIYKLGLLANPESTDRISYNVVKSKLTNGEKITIPIGTEKDDSPILFVIIGLVLSIFMALLINSKRKFREDAGRALIRPYNFYADIRDHRLLSGFQTILLMFILAGSFALLIINLLHFLRTNIHLEKLLLSFGSPSLIDMVIYLAWFPFEGFFILFFISIAVFILFSLVIKMFSFSLKTKVYFSSIYYTVIWAFLPLSLLLPLELVLYRVLIANVINPYVYIFITLFLLWLGQRLLKGIHVIFDVRSSTVHFYSIILIIVVIGGILLYFQLTNSSLYHIIRAVSEYKFL, encoded by the coding sequence ATGGCCAATATTCGACATTTTTTATTCATTTTTGCTCTCCATTTATTTACAATTTCGATTTTTTCTCAAATAACAATTAAAGAACTTCCACCTTATAATTTAGCCGAAGTTGACTCACTTTTTTTTGATATTAACCAGACTAGATCGATAATTGACTTAAAAAACGATTGGCAAGTTTATACCCCGTCATCGCCCGATAAAAAGGTGAAAGTATCTGTTCCTTCAACATTTGCCGGAAGCGAATCACTAGTTTATGAAAGAGGTTTTTTCATTTCTAAAGACCAAGCTGCAAATAAAAATTTAAGTGTTCGATTCCTTGGAATTACTTACACTGCCGATGTTTTGCTTAATGATCTCGTAATTTATAAACATCCCGGTGGCATTCAGCCATTTTCTATTATTCTTCCACCCGACATTCTTAAATCCGATTCTCAAAATAAATTGTCGGTGAAAGTTCAATACGAACTTGATGATAAAAACACTATTCCCATTGAACAAAGATTTCTGTACCCAAGTACACGCGGTGGAATTATTGGGGATGTGTATTTATATGAAACAAACAAATTGTTTATCAGTAAATTAAAAATCGAGAAATCGCTTTCTCAAAATTTATCTTCAGCCACCATAAAAATTTTAGCTTCGGTACAAAACAATCTGCAAACAGGAAACGATCTTGCGCATGAAGAGAAAAATTACAAATTGAAGTTTACCCTAACCGGTTCAACCAATTCTCAAACATTTGTTGCAGATGTAAACGGAATAAAAGTTAATGAATCTCGTGAAGTAAACACGGATTTAACTCTTGCAACTATTGATCTTTGGTCACCTTCAGATCCAAGAGTTTATAAACTTGATGTCGAATTATCGTTAAATGATTCTGTAATTGATAAATCGGTTAAAACGTTTTCACTTTTTGACCTTTCTCCGGAGGAAAATAAACTTCATCTGAACAATCAAGATTTTCAAATTAAAGGAACAACATACTTTTACTTTGAATCCGAAACCGGTGGTTTGGCAAGTTTTGAGAAGTTAAAAAAAGATTTAGAATTAATTAAAGCAACAGGTTTTAATACGATAAGATTTGCAAAAGTACTTCCTCCAACTTATGCATTACATTTATGCGAATCGCTTGGTTTAACCGCATTAGTCGAAGTACCAATTAATTCAATCCCGGCTCAAATTTTACTTGATGATGATTTTTCTAACAGAGTTACGAATCATCTCAATTTAATGATCGATCAGTATTCGGATTATTCATCTGTAATCGGTTTTGGACTTGGCGGTGGATTTTTAGGGAGCAATGAAGATGAAATAAATTTCTTACGAGCTCAAGCCCAACTGCTTGATGAAAAAACTGATAAGCTTGTGTATGCTTCATTTATTATTCTACCTAAATCAAAAATTGCATCACTTGATTTAGCAGGTATTGAATTATTCGGTGAAACAGAATTACCTAAACCAGAATTAATAACAGATCATGATTTTTCAGTCTTTATTTCAGAAGTTACATATCCCTCATTCATTGGAAACTCTAACGGTTACCTCAATAAAAATTCATACGAAGCTGCTGCAAAATATTTCAGTGATATAATTGATTTCAGTTTTGAAAATAAAATAAACGGTTTCATCCTAAATTCATTTTATGATTTTAGTGGTGATTATAAATCGCTTTACGCCGGATATAATGAACAAAATATTTACAAACTTGGTTTGTTAGCTAACCCGGAATCAACAGACAGAATTTCCTACAATGTTGTTAAATCAAAACTGACCAACGGTGAAAAGATTACAATTCCTATAGGCACAGAAAAAGATGATTCGCCAATTCTATTTGTGATTATTGGTTTAGTACTTTCAATATTCATGGCATTGCTAATAAATTCAAAAAGAAAATTTAGAGAAGATGCCGGACGTGCTTTAATTAGACCATATAATTTTTATGCGGATATCAGAGATCACAGATTACTTTCCGGGTTTCAGACAATATTGTTAATGTTTATTCTGGCTGGTTCATTTGCTTTGCTTATTATTAATCTACTGCACTTTTTAAGAACAAATATTCATCTCGAAAAACTGTTACTTTCGTTTGGATCGCCATCACTAATTGACATGGTTATTTATTTAGCATGGTTTCCATTTGAAGGATTTTTTATACTATTCTTCATTTCAATTGCTGTTTTTATTTTATTTTCTTTAGTTATTAAAATGTTCTCGTTCTCTCTTAAAACTAAAGTATATTTTTCGAGCATTTATTACACGGTTATTTGGGCTTTTCTCCCCTTATCACTTTTACTACCATTGGAATTAGTTCTGTATAGAGTGTTAATAGCAAATGTTATAAATCCATATGTATATATTTTTATCACTTTGTTTTTACTTTGGCTCGGTCAGCGTTTATTAAAGGGTATTCATGTTATTTTTGATGTTCGATCATCGACAGTTCATTTTTATAGTATTATTTTAATAATTGTTGTCATTGGTGGAATTCTATTATACTTTCAACTTACCAACTCCTCACTTTACCATATTATTAGAGCAGTAAGTGAATATAAATTTCTTTAA
- a CDS encoding Mrp/NBP35 family ATP-binding protein: MTDLMKGDVLDALSKVIDPEEKKDLVSAGKIKDISIDKNNVKVLLTISSPAHHVKNKLESSINESLTKNINDIGNITVEFQSSPQMNISQPQKEKILENVKYTIAVASGKGGVGKSTVAVNLAVALGKMGYKVGLLDADIYGPSIPLMLGINEKPKIYQDTKTAKMLPLENYGIKVMSIGFLLDDNAPVIWRGPMASGAVKQFMSDVMWDELDYLIFDLPPGTGDIQLTLVQTIPLSGSVIVTTPQEVSLIDARKGLKMFERVNVPVFGIIENMSYFIAPDTGTKYDIFGTGGGQKFAEDFNVNFLGGIPIDPRIREGGDKGKPIVYDTPDSENAKSILSIAENLVKEAEKSGLKGKPEIEILLGNDN; the protein is encoded by the coding sequence ATGACCGATTTAATGAAAGGTGACGTTTTAGATGCCTTAAGTAAGGTGATCGATCCGGAAGAAAAGAAAGATTTAGTTAGTGCAGGTAAAATAAAAGACATATCAATTGATAAAAATAATGTAAAAGTTTTATTAACTATCTCTTCCCCAGCTCATCATGTGAAGAATAAATTAGAATCATCTATCAACGAATCACTCACAAAAAATATAAATGATATTGGCAATATCACGGTTGAATTTCAATCTTCACCACAAATGAATATTTCACAACCTCAAAAAGAAAAAATTCTAGAGAATGTTAAATACACAATCGCTGTTGCAAGCGGTAAAGGTGGAGTTGGTAAAAGTACAGTCGCCGTTAACTTGGCGGTAGCTCTCGGTAAAATGGGTTACAAGGTAGGTTTACTTGATGCCGATATTTATGGACCCAGTATTCCCTTAATGCTGGGGATAAATGAAAAACCCAAAATTTACCAGGACACAAAAACAGCAAAAATGCTTCCGTTGGAAAATTATGGCATTAAAGTTATGTCAATTGGTTTTTTACTTGATGATAATGCGCCTGTTATTTGGCGTGGACCGATGGCAAGCGGTGCGGTTAAGCAATTTATGAGTGATGTAATGTGGGATGAATTAGATTATTTAATTTTTGATTTACCTCCGGGAACCGGTGATATTCAATTAACTCTTGTGCAGACCATTCCTCTCTCCGGTTCGGTAATTGTTACTACACCTCAGGAGGTATCACTGATTGACGCACGTAAAGGGCTAAAAATGTTTGAACGGGTCAATGTGCCGGTGTTTGGAATAATTGAGAATATGAGCTATTTTATTGCACCGGATACCGGTACTAAATATGATATATTTGGAACCGGTGGTGGACAAAAATTTGCTGAAGATTTTAATGTAAACTTTCTCGGTGGTATCCCAATTGATCCGAGAATTAGAGAGGGCGGAGACAAAGGGAAACCTATTGTTTACGATACACCTGATTCCGAAAATGCAAAATCAATTCTTTCAATAGCAGAAAATTTAGTTAAAGAAGCAGAGAAATCAGGATTAAAGGGCAAGCCCGAGATAGAAATATTATTGGGCAATGATAATTAA
- the smc gene encoding chromosome segregation protein SMC: MYLSKMEIFGFKSFANKTPINLTKGITGIVGPNGCGKTNIVDALRWCLGEQKSSTLRSDKMENVIFNGTRNKKPMGMAEVSLTLVNDKGILPTEYSEVTITRRIFRSGESEYLLNKNICRLKDITNLFMDTGMGTNAYSVIELKMIETILSNKAEERRRMFEEAAGVNKYKLRRRLALKKLDEVKADLTRVNDIVSEVDKTVRSLERQAKRADKYNQIQSVLREKELDLAEREWALFTRNKNNAQDKIASLNERKSIVDSDIRRIETELIKFRTQIEEIEKRLRDKRYQIRQQNDKIHESQKIISVSEERLNSFENNLLRYHEELEDFQQQKEYALIQIDESQNKLVQLVEEIEKKTSELVGFDYEIKSRKEILESKRKVFKEKSETVLNKFRDLSSKENQLNNFQESRQRVDQSIQKLNEKIQTITNNIAKTVGFLEELQNEKENVDRKLKASEKEYAEKQSQKESLEKELGKLRSDEAEIKSSIHVLRDKIDFINTLITNLEGVSQGSKLLLESEGWTDNEKQIFADVGTTEEEFKYALEAALKPVLNNLLIQSTTELKNAVEYLKKNDLGKASFFVLETTAYRRNGIIGKINKFLINRKRNKISKELGFVDWAFNPVKSDEKWKPYFNKVLSNYVIVRDLATAVSLSKKYNDFGFATLEGDLVEKDGIISAGSLPKMDDSIFGRKQMLEQLKAEFPKLENRLKSIQIKIEEKEKEISLINLKSLSEKGKLLLNDISNIEKQIAQLEFENKKASEEIDKSQDEIQELVGRSNQLDNQIENLNNQISASREEKKAEDLELQNIEAEVADLDHEYRSTLDRQNSLKIDLERLRGQKSSAENTLKSAEESKILTETNIAKREKDITTTSDDIELIKESISEKRIELAEIEKIREELISEERGIESELQSVRSESVGFENQLSELRKERESISDSVHESDLQVSEIKLRMENLLQDIQEDYALDIELKEFEDLDSFDFKERRSEVHELKEKIKGLGPINLLAYSEYEEEKERLDFLLKQRDDLVDSEKDLISSIKEINQTAQELFQSTFDQIKTSFQKIFRTLFDPGDEADLIMEDNVDPLEAKIEIIAKPKGKRPTSIELLSGGEKTLTATALLFAIYLVKPSPFCVLDEVDAPLDDANIDRFTRLIKEFSHNTQFIIVTHNKRTMESAENMYGVTMQEEGISKLVGVQFQEDLPVN, encoded by the coding sequence TTGTATTTATCCAAAATGGAAATATTTGGTTTTAAGTCGTTCGCTAATAAGACCCCGATTAACCTTACAAAAGGAATTACGGGAATTGTTGGTCCGAACGGATGTGGCAAAACTAATATTGTTGATGCTCTTCGCTGGTGTTTGGGTGAACAAAAATCTAGCACTCTCAGAAGTGATAAGATGGAAAACGTCATCTTCAATGGTACACGAAATAAAAAACCGATGGGAATGGCGGAAGTTTCACTTACACTTGTTAATGACAAAGGAATTCTTCCGACAGAATATTCCGAAGTGACTATCACCCGCAGAATTTTCCGATCGGGTGAAAGCGAATATTTATTAAACAAAAATATTTGCCGACTAAAAGATATCACAAATCTTTTTATGGATACCGGTATGGGTACAAACGCTTACTCGGTAATCGAATTAAAAATGATTGAGACTATCTTAAGCAATAAAGCAGAAGAACGAAGAAGAATGTTCGAAGAAGCTGCCGGGGTTAATAAATATAAATTAAGAAGAAGACTTGCACTTAAAAAATTAGATGAAGTTAAAGCTGACTTAACCCGTGTAAATGATATTGTTTCGGAAGTGGATAAAACTGTTCGTTCATTAGAACGTCAAGCAAAAAGAGCGGATAAGTATAATCAAATACAATCCGTTTTACGAGAAAAGGAACTGGATTTAGCTGAACGTGAATGGGCTTTATTTACAAGAAATAAAAATAATGCTCAAGATAAAATTGCATCTCTAAATGAACGTAAATCGATTGTTGATAGCGATATTCGAAGAATTGAAACTGAATTAATTAAGTTCAGAACTCAAATTGAAGAAATTGAGAAACGTCTCAGAGACAAACGATATCAGATACGTCAGCAGAATGATAAGATTCACGAATCTCAAAAAATCATTTCGGTTTCTGAAGAAAGATTAAATTCTTTCGAAAATAATTTACTTAGATATCATGAAGAACTTGAAGATTTTCAACAGCAAAAAGAATATGCACTTATACAAATTGACGAAAGTCAAAATAAATTAGTCCAACTTGTTGAAGAAATCGAAAAGAAAACATCAGAGCTTGTTGGATTTGACTATGAAATCAAATCGCGCAAAGAGATACTTGAAAGTAAAAGAAAAGTTTTTAAGGAGAAAAGTGAAACAGTTCTTAATAAATTCCGTGATTTATCCTCAAAGGAAAATCAATTAAACAATTTTCAAGAATCACGTCAAAGAGTAGATCAATCGATTCAAAAACTCAACGAAAAAATTCAAACAATCACAAATAATATTGCAAAGACTGTTGGATTTCTTGAAGAGTTGCAAAATGAAAAAGAGAATGTAGATAGAAAATTAAAAGCTTCAGAAAAAGAATATGCTGAGAAACAATCTCAAAAAGAATCTCTCGAAAAAGAATTAGGTAAGCTTCGTTCCGATGAAGCCGAAATAAAATCATCCATTCATGTTCTGCGTGATAAAATTGATTTTATAAATACATTGATAACTAATCTTGAGGGTGTTTCTCAAGGTTCTAAATTGTTGTTAGAAAGCGAAGGTTGGACAGATAACGAAAAACAAATATTTGCCGATGTTGGAACGACCGAAGAAGAATTCAAGTATGCCCTTGAAGCAGCGCTGAAACCTGTACTTAATAACTTATTGATACAAAGCACTACTGAACTTAAAAATGCAGTAGAATATTTAAAGAAAAATGATCTCGGTAAAGCTTCCTTTTTTGTATTAGAAACTACTGCATATCGCCGAAATGGTATAATTGGAAAGATTAATAAATTTTTAATTAATAGAAAAAGAAATAAAATTTCAAAAGAGCTCGGCTTTGTTGATTGGGCATTCAATCCGGTAAAATCCGATGAAAAATGGAAACCATATTTTAACAAGGTACTCTCAAATTATGTTATTGTCCGCGACCTTGCAACGGCTGTCAGTCTGAGTAAAAAATATAATGATTTTGGTTTTGCCACGTTAGAAGGTGATTTAGTTGAAAAAGATGGTATCATAAGTGCCGGCTCACTCCCGAAAATGGATGATTCAATCTTTGGCAGAAAACAAATGCTTGAGCAACTAAAAGCTGAGTTCCCAAAGTTGGAGAATCGGCTTAAATCCATTCAAATAAAAATTGAAGAGAAAGAAAAAGAAATCTCCCTAATCAATTTGAAATCACTCTCCGAAAAAGGGAAACTTTTACTCAATGATATATCCAATATCGAAAAGCAGATTGCTCAGTTAGAATTTGAAAACAAAAAAGCATCTGAAGAAATTGATAAGTCCCAAGATGAAATTCAAGAACTTGTCGGCAGATCAAATCAACTTGATAATCAAATTGAAAATTTGAACAATCAGATTTCAGCAAGTCGTGAAGAGAAAAAAGCAGAAGATTTAGAATTGCAAAATATAGAAGCGGAAGTTGCTGATCTTGACCATGAATATCGTTCAACACTCGATCGTCAAAACAGTCTTAAAATTGATCTTGAAAGATTACGAGGTCAGAAATCCAGCGCCGAGAATACTCTTAAATCAGCCGAAGAAAGCAAAATATTAACTGAAACCAATATTGCAAAAAGAGAAAAGGATATTACCACAACTTCTGATGATATTGAATTAATAAAAGAGAGCATTTCTGAAAAGAGAATCGAACTTGCAGAAATTGAAAAAATAAGAGAAGAGTTAATATCAGAAGAACGGGGAATAGAATCTGAACTTCAATCCGTAAGATCAGAATCCGTGGGATTTGAAAATCAACTATCCGAACTGAGAAAAGAGCGAGAATCAATTTCAGATTCAGTTCACGAATCTGATCTACAAGTAAGTGAAATTAAATTAAGAATGGAAAACTTGCTTCAAGATATTCAAGAAGACTATGCACTCGATATAGAACTAAAGGAATTTGAAGATCTTGATTCGTTTGACTTCAAGGAAAGACGTTCGGAAGTTCATGAATTAAAAGAAAAAATTAAAGGTCTCGGTCCAATCAACCTTCTGGCATATTCGGAATATGAGGAAGAAAAAGAAAGACTCGATTTTCTATTAAAACAACGTGACGATTTAGTGGATTCTGAAAAAGATCTGATAAGTTCCATCAAAGAGATAAATCAAACTGCTCAAGAACTTTTTCAAAGCACATTTGATCAAATCAAAACTTCATTTCAAAAAATATTCAGAACACTGTTTGACCCTGGTGATGAGGCCGATTTGATTATGGAAGATAATGTTGATCCGCTCGAAGCCAAAATTGAAATTATAGCTAAACCAAAAGGTAAACGTCCAACTTCAATTGAACTTCTTTCCGGAGGAGAGAAAACTCTAACTGCTACTGCCCTTTTATTTGCTATTTATCTCGTCAAACCTTCACCGTTCTGTGTGTTGGATGAAGTGGACGCACCGCTTGACGATGCAAACATTGATCGCTTTACAAGATTAATTAAGGAGTTCAGCCATAATACTCAGTTTATTATTGTAACTCATAATAAGCGTACGATGGAGTCGGCTGAGAATATGTATGGTGTCACTATGCAAGAGGAAGGAATTTCCAAATTAGTAGGTGTTCAGTTTCAAGAGGATTTACCGGTAAATTAA
- a CDS encoding MtnX-like HAD-IB family phosphatase, with amino-acid sequence MVEEKAFKIFVDFDGTITQKDIGEEMFLRFGDADKANRIIEKWIKKEITSVDTWTQLCATVKNFNPVDFDSFLNEIDIDPTFKIFIEYCKLNNFELFILSDGLDYYINRVLERENLSHLKAYTNKLLFEDDKLVPVFPYTDEECKQCANCKRNHIINNSSDEDYTVFIGDGYSDACPVQYCDFVFAKKSLLKFCETNRISFWPYKNFEDVIKQLDQLKSKKRLRHRHQAELKRKTVYQQG; translated from the coding sequence GTGGTTGAAGAAAAAGCTTTTAAAATATTTGTTGATTTCGATGGCACGATAACACAAAAAGATATCGGCGAAGAAATGTTTTTAAGATTTGGTGATGCCGACAAAGCTAATCGAATTATTGAGAAATGGATCAAAAAAGAAATTACATCTGTGGATACTTGGACACAACTTTGCGCAACTGTAAAAAATTTTAATCCGGTTGACTTTGATTCTTTTCTAAATGAAATCGATATCGACCCAACATTTAAAATATTTATAGAATATTGCAAACTCAACAATTTTGAATTATTCATTTTAAGCGATGGATTGGATTATTACATTAACAGAGTTTTGGAACGAGAGAATTTATCACATTTAAAAGCTTACACGAACAAATTACTTTTCGAAGACGATAAACTTGTTCCGGTATTTCCTTATACAGATGAAGAATGTAAACAATGTGCAAATTGTAAAAGAAATCACATAATTAATAATAGCTCTGATGAAGATTATACAGTGTTTATTGGTGACGGATATTCGGACGCTTGTCCCGTTCAGTATTGTGATTTTGTTTTCGCAAAAAAATCTTTACTAAAGTTTTGTGAGACAAATAGGATATCATTCTGGCCATATAAAAATTTTGAAGATGTAATTAAACAATTAGACCAATTAAAAAGTAAGAAAAGATTAAGACACAGGCATCAAGCAGAATTAAAAAGAAAAACAGTATATCAGCAAGGATAA